CCGGTTGTTCCGGAGGCGGCGGTGGGGCCCCGGCCGGAGTGGTCGGTTCGGGGCTGGTGGTGGCGGGTGCCCGGGTCGCATCACCGGCCGGGGGCGTCGAGGTGCACGCACCGAGCCCGACGGCAGCCAGCCCCGCACCGCCGGCCACCTGCAGCATGCGCCGTCGGGTCAGGCGTTTGCTCAAGCCCTCTGCCTGGCGTTCGTCCATGTGTCCACCATACGAAAGACGCCGGGCGGTCATCGCCGTTGCGGGTGATTGATAATCGGTTTGACGCGCTCGCCGCCGTTCACTTGTATGATGCCGGGCATGCCCATCGCAGAGGGCGCCGAATTTGCTGGTTACCGCATCGTGCGCCGGCTGGGCAGCGGGGGGATGGGCGAGGTCTATCTCGTGCAGCACCCACGGCTGCCGCGGCTGGAGGCGCTGAAGGTGCTGCCGGCGAACGTGAGCGCCGACCCGGAGTTCCGCCAGCGGTTCGAGCGGGAGGCAGACGTCGCGGCCTCGCTGTGGCACCCCCATATCGTGTCGGTGCACGACCGGGGCGAGCACGACGGTCAGCTGTGGATCACGATGGACTACGTCGACGGCACCGACGTGGTCCGGCTGCTGCGCGAGCGGTATCCCGGCGGTATGCCCGCGAATGAGGCGCTGGAGATCATCTCGGCGGTCGCCGAAGCATTGGACTACGCATACGAGCGGCAACTGCTGCACCGCGACGTCAAACCCGCCAACATCCTGGTCGCCGAGTCGCGGTCCGCCCGCCGAATCGCGCTCGCGGATTTCGGTATCGCCAAGATGGCCAATGAAACCCACGGGCTGACCGCGACGAACATGACGATCGGGTCGGTCGCCTACGCCGCTCCCGAACAACTGACCGGAGCTCACCTGGACGGGCGGGCCGACCAGTACGCGTTGGCGTGCACGGCATTCCACATGCTCACCGGACGCCCGCCGTTCGCCGACCAGAACCCCGCCGCGGTGATCGGCAAGCAGCTCTCCGAACCTCCGCCGCCGCTGGGCGGGCTGCGGCCCGACCTGGTGTCGATGGAGCCGGTGCTGGCCCGGGCGATGGCCAAGGATCCGGTGCAACGGTTCGGCAGCTGCCGAGAGTTCGCCGCCGCGCTGCGTCTCGGCGCGAGCCGGCCTGGGCAGAATCGGTGGCGCCCACCCGCCAGGCTCCGGCCGCATTCCCGCCGTCCGCGCCGCCATCCTCGACGCCGCCGCCCCCGGCACCGCCACCCCCGGCACCGCCGGCCGGGGTTCCGGCGTGGTCCCACCCGCCGCGGCCGTCGAACGGCGCATCGCCGGCGCGGGTGGCGGCCTTCGTGGGCATCGGGGTCGCGGCTCTGCTGGCGGTGGTCCTGGTCGTGTTCGTCGGTATCCGCCTGATGCACACGCTCACGTCGTCGCCGACGGCGCCGGCCCGTACGGTGTCGGCGCCGGAGCCCACCTGGCCGACCACCCGCACCACACCGACGACGACATCGATTCCACGCACCACCGCGGGCCGGCCGGGATCGCCGCCGTCGCCGCGGGGACGGGGGCCCGGTGACCTCGGGCTGCCCACCCCGATCAGCTCACCCGCGTGCGACGGCAGCTACATCGTCGTTCTCGGCAGCGTGACCACCCCGGGCGGGTACGCCGAGGGCGTGCAGAAACTGCTCAACGCGTTCCCCGGCGCGTCGTATCTGCGGACCGACGAGTCGTGCCCGTCGTTGCGGCCGCGCGACGACAAGGGCAACGTGATTTACGCCGTGTACCGGTACGCCGGGCGCACCCAGTCCGAGTTGTGCGCCGCGCTGCGGTCGGCCCCGAGCGGGTCGTACGGTAAGCGGCTGGATTACACCAGCGATCCCAACACCCCGCTGCGGTGCTGACACCCTACGGCAGCACGGTTTTCATCAGCATCACGTTGTAGGCCGACCACAGCGACAGGGTGAAGTACAGCTCCTTGCCGGTAGACCACGGATGCAGATACGGCGCGTAGATGCCGCCCGGAATGTCCATCGACCTGACCACCAGCCGCTCCGGGCTCCATGGGCCCTGGGGGGCGGGTGCGGTGCGTATCACGATGTCGTTGAGGCCGTTGCCGTAGATCACCAGATACTGGTTGAGATATGTGTTGTACTGCGCGGACATCTCGCTGACCGGCCCCGGAATCACCGGTACGGCAGTACCGGGATCGCCTGGAACCCAAGCGTTTCCGTCCCAGTACTCGTAACGGCGCAGATCGGGTAGGGCCGCCGGGGACACCCGCGCCACGTAAGCCGGACCGCTGCGGCCGGCGGGTGTGCCGAACGAGTAGACATACGGATCACCCGGTCCGGGTTTGAGGAACGCGCCCTGCTGAAAGTTCTCGTAGCCGCGCACGTACTGGGCGCGTTCGACGACGCCGGGTGCGGCGGGCCGCACCGAATCGGGGTAGACGCCCCAGCGCTCGCCGTTGTCGGGGGAGACCGCGATCGCCGAGAAGTTCGTGGTCCACCGTCCGTCGGCGTCCCAGCTGCGAATCGACATGAAGTTGACGTACTGCTTTCCGCCGACCGCGATTCCGGCGGTCGGGATGATGCCCCGTTCGTCGCGTGCGAACCGGATGCTGCTGATGATCTGCTTGGCCAGCCCCGGGGCCCACAGCGGGGCACCCGAGTACCGGTCGGCCATCCTGCCGTCGGGCACCGCGATCGTGTTGGCCAGCGCGCCGTCGCGGCTGCGCAACAGCACGTTGTAGCGCCACTGTTGGCCGCGCACACTGCAGTAGCCGTAGGTGTCGCCGAACGCCATCAGTACCTGGCGGTTGACCGGATCACCGTTGTCCCACATGATTCCGAGATCGGTGCCGGTGATGGCGAAGCGGCCGGCGGTGTTGTTGGGGCTCTCCGGCCCGGTCACCCAGCCGACGATCGAGGTACCCGGCGCCACCGGCGGAGCCGGCGCAGGCTGGGGAGCCGGGGCCGGTGGCGGTGGCTGCGGTGGGGGGACGACCGCGGCCTGCTGTTGCACCTGACCCCGCGGGCGGGGCAGTTGCCCGAGCCGGGGAAGCGGCGCGTCCTCGTTGGCGCCCCTGGGCCGTTGACCGATCGGGCGGCGGTTCAGGCCCGGCAACTCCGGGGTCTGTTCGGCGTTGGGGGCGGCGGGCGGCTGGATGGCCGCGGCGGCGCCGGTGCACGGCTCGGCCGACGCCGGTGGCGCGACCGCGATCGCGGCGGTGAGCACCGTTGCTGATGCGAGCGCGATCGACCCGGTGAGAGACCAGGTGATCGAACCGGGGATGGCGGGGAGGCCGAGTCGCGGCGACAATGTCACACCTTTCCAGCGGCGGACGTCGCAGCGACGTCTGCGGGCGGGTTCAAGTGACGTTAGTGACCAATGGGGCGGCAGTGATCGGTGATGGTCGAATGGGTATGCGTTCGTGACCGTGTCGCAACGCGGCCCAACGCGTGGAACGTTCGGCATTTCCGTCTGACCGGCACGTTTACCGATATCGGTGAGCCTGCTGTAGGGTTGGATGCAACGTCGGTGTCGTCCGATAGACACCGATCCGTCGTGGAACGCTTTCGTCGCATCAAGCACAGCAAGCTATTCGCACGGCGATCGATTTTGCCCACCGGCAATCTCGCCACCTTGTGCTTGCAATAGTGCGGTACAACTGATGCCCGAAAGGCCTTCATTCTTCATGTCGTCTTCGTTCGCCGACCTCGGTGTCGGCGCACCCATCGTCAAAGCCCTTGCCGATCAAGGCATAACGGCTCCCTTCCCGATCCAGCAGAAGACCCTGGTGCACACGCTCGCCGGACGAGATGTGCTGGGCCGCGGTAAGACCGGCAGCGGAAAGACGCTGGCATTCAGCATTCCGTTGGTCACCCGGCTGGCCGGTGGCCGGTCCGCACAGCCGCGCGGTCTGGTGCTGGCGCCGACCCGGGAGCTGGCCACCCAGATCGCCGCCACCGTGCGGCCGCTGGCGGCTGCGCACAACCTCAAGGTCACCACGATCTTCGGCGGCGTACCGCAGAACCGGCAGGCCGGCGCGCTGCGGTCCGGGGTGGACATCCTCGTCGCCTGCCCCGGCCGGCTCGAGGACCTGATGCGTCAGCGCATCGTCAGCCTCGACGCCGTCGAGATCACCGTCGTCGACGAGGCCGACCACATGGCCGATCTCGGGTTCTTGCCGGGCGTCACCCGCATCCTGTCCGCCACACCGCGCGGGGGACAGCGGCTGTTGTTCTCGGCGACCCTGGACAACGGCGTCGACACGCTGGTGACGAAGTTCCTGCGGGATCCGGTGACCCATTCGGTCGACGAGGCGCACTCACCGGTGCCCGAGATGACCCATCACGTGTTCCACGTCGCCGGTGTGCAGCAGAAGAAGGAACTCGTGCACCAGCTCGCCTCCGGCACTGGGCGGCGAATCCTGTTCATGCGCACCAAACATCAGGCGCGCAAACTGGCCAAGACTCTGACCGACGCCGGGGTGCCGTCAGTCGATCTGCACGGCAACCTTTCTCAGCCGGCCCGTGACCGGAACCTGGCCGCGTTCACCTCGGGCGCGGCTCGGGTGCTGGTGGCGACCGACATCGCGGCCCGCGGGGTTCACGTCGACGACGTCGAACTCGTGGTGCACGTCGATCCTCCGGTCGAGCACAAGGCGTATCTGCACCGGTCGGGCCGCACCGCGCGGGCGGGCAACACCGGTGACGTGGTCACGGTCGTGCTGCCCGAGCAGCGCCGGGACGTGCAGGTGCTGATGCGGCGCGCCGGCATCGACGTCACCCCGCAGCGGGTGGCCGCGGACTCACCCGAGGTGGTCACGCTGGTCGGGGAGAAGGCCCCGTATCAGCCGCCGCGATCGCAACCGGTGGTCGATGTGCGCGGCGGGCGGCCCCCGCACGGGGGCGGTGCTCGCCGGGGCGGATCGCGAGCCACCGGAGCCCGTCACGATCGGGCCCGCAACGGTGCCGCATCCGACCGCGGTGCCGCCGGCCAACCGCGCCACGCTGGAGCGCGCCGGACCGATGCGCCCCGGGCGGCGCGGCGGCGTGCGGGCCGGCCCACCCGGGTCTCGTCAACGGGCCGATAGCCAGACGACCCGGCCGTCGTCTCCGAGCCGTGCCCCCGCCGAGGGGGCGTGGGGCACCAGGCGCCCGTCGTGCATGAGGTGACGGACCGGTATCGGCGAGGTCAGCACCGCGACATCGGCGACGATGCGGCGGTGACAGCGCCACCACACCGATTCGCTGCACATCATCGCGGTGGGTGCGCGTGCGGCCTGGTCCACCAACTCGCGCAGCGCCGCAGCGAACGTCGGTGTGCGGGTGTAGGCGGCGTAGGCGGCGAACGCATCGACCTGCCACCAGGTGTCCTCCGGTTCGGAGTCCGCGGGCAGGTGACGCCGCCCGCCGATCCGCTCGTCCCAGCGGTAGCCGAACCCCGCCTCGGCGGCCCAGGCCGAGATCGCGGCGCGGTCGACGTCCGGGTTGCGCCGGCTGTGCGGGTATCGGCGGATGTCGACGATCGCCGCCACACCGGCGTCGCGCAGCAGACGCGCCAAGGCCTCGCGGTCCAGCGTGCCGTGTCCCACCGAGATCAGCACGATTCCTGTGTACCCGGTGGGGCTCAGTGCGTGGTGGTCTGCTTGCGTGCGGCGGCGACGATCGTGCCGGCCGTTTGATAGGCCTCGGTGCCCTGATGGGTCGGATGGACCGGCAGGCGTGCGGCCTGCCGCAACACCATCAGCGCGACGGCGCGGCTGGTGCGCGAGGGGATAACCAGAAGATGGGCGTGGCCCCGGGTTCCGTTGACCCGCATGATCCGCATCGGCCGCTGTCGTTGCCCCGGCATGGGGTGCGTGCCCGGGCTGATCACCGAGTCGAGATTGGGTGCTGCTTCGAACGGCGACCAGTTGACGTCGATCGAGACGATCTCACCCAGTGGTTCGCGCAATGCGTCGGTGAGATCGGACAACTCGTGCGCCATCGACGCGGTGTAGGGCCACCACGCACCGTCGAGCTCGCCGTGCAGCTCGGACGCCAGGGTCATCCGCAGGGGCCGGTGGTGCCGGGGGGAAGCCGATGTGGGGCGGACCAGACCGTCCGAGCCAGTGTCAACCATGAGATCGCCTTCGACCAGTTCCGGGCCGATGGCACCCGGAATCTGACCCCAACCCTACACCGCAGCCGTACCGCACGGATCGAGCCGTGAAATTACGGTAATCACAATAAATTTCAGAAGACACCGCGCGGAATAGGGAATGTGTTCAATCCGTGGTAGCGTGGAGGAGAACGCCGATCTTGGCGTTCGTTTCAGAATGAGAGAAGAAAAGCATGACCCAGGGAACCGTCAAATGGTTCAACAATGACAAAGGCTTTGGATTCATCGCCCCTGACGGCGGCGGAGCCGATGTGTTCGTCCACTACTCCGAGATTCAGGCGGATGGTGGTTATCGGTCACTGACGGAGGATCAACGCGTTCAGTTCGACATCGAGCAGAGCGCCAAGGGGCCGCAGGCGGTGGGCGTTCGCGCCTGCTGAGCGATTCGATTCGGCACATGTGGGCTGGTGGGTTCGTTCCCACCGGCCCACATTTGTATTTCACGGCGCACGTTCCCGTGTAGAGTCGATGTCATCGGCGGGATGTCGTACGCGACGAGATAGGTCACGTCGTCGCCGATTCTGCAACGCCGGCCGTACACGGCCGAGACGGGAAATTCCATGAACTCTCTTCAGGGCCGCTCAACCGCACGGAAATCAACCGCACGGAAATCAGGCCCCACCAACACACCGCGGCTGCGGCTCAAGCCGAAAGCGTCCCGCACCGGCCACGTCGACGGGGCGTGGTGGCCGCGCAGCGAGGACCTGAGTGCCGAACTGCCGGATCTGCTGGCGGTGCTGTCGGTGCGTTTCGGCGCGATCGAACGGGTGCTCTACAACCTCGACGAATGGGCCCGGGTGCCCAAACGACTCACCGGCGGCGGCCGATCGGTCCGGCTCGACGGATACCATCGTCAACCCGCGAACACGCTGACGGTGCTCGGCGTGGGGCATGACGCGATGCAGTTGCTCGTCGTTCCCCCGCACACCGACCCCGACCTCGCTCACGACACGATGATGACGGCTGCGGCCCCGGACAACGCCTCGCCGGTCGACGCGCTGCTGTCCTCGGCCCGCTAGCGAGACCCGTCGACCAGCGCGTACGCGCCGATATCGTCTGATCAACGCCACCAGGCCAGCTGGCCGCGCCGGATGGAACGGATCGCTACCACGGCCCATGCCCCGATGAGCGCGACGTAGAGTCCGAACGCGCTCACTCGGAGCAGCCCGGAATCCGAGGCCTCCGCGAGCGCCGAGATGCCAAGAGTGGTCGCACCCAGTGGGAAGATCACGCTCCACCAACTGACGGTGAACGGGGCACCCCGGCGGATCCCATGGGTGGTCACCGCCGATGCGAACGCGATCCAGAAGACGGCAAAGCCGAGCATCACGATCCCGAACATCACACCTGCGCCCCGCAGGTCGGGCAGGGCCGGGTACACCGGTAGCCGTGGCGACGCGCTGTGCATGGCAAGCAGGTTCGCCGCTGCCATCGACTGCCCGATCACCCCCAGCGGTATCCAGATCGTGGGTGTGGCATTGATCCCCGGTGTGCCCAGGCAGACCAGACGCCAGTAGACGACAGCCAGCGTCATCAGCGCGACGATCAGTCCCATGCCGAACAGCCCGCAGCACCCGGCGAGAAACGCGGTGCGGAATTGGCTTACGGGAATCTGCTCCAGCACGCCGGCGCCGGTTGTTGCGGACACCATCGGCGGCACAACCGGCAACATCCACGACGGAAGCGCGTGGACATCCGCTCCGCCGGACACCACCGCTCTGACCGGGAGAGCGATCGCGGTCGTCACCCCCAGGGCGGTGCCGGTCGACCACAGGGCGACGCCCAGCCAGACGGCAACGTCGCCGATCATGTCGGGAGCGAGCAGCAGACTCCCGGAGCCCACCGTGAGGAGTGCCATCGGGACGGTACCGTAGAACGGCAGCACGACCGGATCACGCAGCAGTGACAGCGCGGCGTTACGGTGCAGGATCCAACTACCCGTCAAACCGACGATCAGGGCCAGCAGCCATGCAGCAGCCAGGATCCAGATGACTCGGCCGAACGCGACGAAATGGTGTGACACCCAGTCGAACCGCGCCGATGTCGTGGCAACGATACCGGTGCCCATAACAGAGGCGAACAGGTTAGGCGGAACACGCCGGAAGAACCGGATTCGGCACGACACGGCGTCGGGAGCGACCTCGTCCCCCGCCTCGGCCCAGCTGGGTAGCAGCACACGGTCGGAAAACAGCACTGGAACTCATTTCGCGGTAGACAACGTGATTCGGCTCGGCCGAGCGAATCGCTATGGGGGCGGCTACATCGTTGACGCGATAACGCCCGACGCGCGTGTGGCCACGCCCGTCCGGACGTGGCCACACGACACGGGGCCTGCCCCCGGGAGTGTCCGATCAACCCGGCGAATGCGAGCGGTGATCAGTACTCCTGGAGACTCTCGCGAAGCGTCGTGCCCGGATAGCGAGTACGGAACCGACCACGGCGCTGCAATTCCGGCACCAATAGCTCGACCATGTCGTTGAAGCAGCCAGGGGTGTCGGTCGCCAGCATCATGAAGCCATTGCAGTCGCCGTTATCGATGTACTCCTCCATCTGATCGGCGACATCAGCCGGCGTTCCGACCGCAACCGGCGCGCCCATCGAGACGCCGTAGATCTGAGCGGCTTCCCGCACCGTGACGGGGGCGCCGTCCTTAGCCTCCAGGATGGCATCGAACAGACCGCGGATGCCCTGAACATCGGCGTCCACGACGTTGTCGTCGAGGTCCAAGGTGGAGAAATCGAATCCGGTGTGACCGGAGAGGATCCCTAGCGCGCTTTCGATCTGGACATTCTCGACGAACTCTGCGTAGCGGTCGTTCGCCCGGGATTTGTCGCGGTCGATGATCGTCTGAAGGCCATAGATCAGTTTCACCGAGTCCGGATCGCGCCCGTGGTTGGCGGCTCGATTGCGGATATCCTCCGCGTAGGCGCGCATGGTCTTGGGTGTCGGGAAGATACCGAAAACGGATTCGGCGTGCTTAGCCGCGAACTCCCTGC
The window above is part of the Mycolicibacterium hassiacum DSM 44199 genome. Proteins encoded here:
- a CDS encoding DUF5994 family protein, yielding MNSLQGRSTARKSTARKSGPTNTPRLRLKPKASRTGHVDGAWWPRSEDLSAELPDLLAVLSVRFGAIERVLYNLDEWARVPKRLTGGGRSVRLDGYHRQPANTLTVLGVGHDAMQLLVVPPHTDPDLAHDTMMTAAAPDNASPVDALLSSAR
- a CDS encoding DUF488 domain-containing protein, translating into MLISVGHGTLDREALARLLRDAGVAAIVDIRRYPHSRRNPDVDRAAISAWAAEAGFGYRWDERIGGRRHLPADSEPEDTWWQVDAFAAYAAYTRTPTFAAALRELVDQAARAPTAMMCSESVWWRCHRRIVADVAVLTSPIPVRHLMHDGRLVPHAPSAGARLGDDGRVVWLSAR
- a CDS encoding DUF5994 family protein, translating into MTLASELHGELDGAWWPYTASMAHELSDLTDALREPLGEIVSIDVNWSPFEAAPNLDSVISPGTHPMPGQRQRPMRIMRVNGTRGHAHLLVIPSRTSRAVALMVLRQAARLPVHPTHQGTEAYQTAGTIVAAARKQTTTH
- a CDS encoding serine/threonine-protein kinase, producing MPIAEGAEFAGYRIVRRLGSGGMGEVYLVQHPRLPRLEALKVLPANVSADPEFRQRFEREADVAASLWHPHIVSVHDRGEHDGQLWITMDYVDGTDVVRLLRERYPGGMPANEALEIISAVAEALDYAYERQLLHRDVKPANILVAESRSARRIALADFGIAKMANETHGLTATNMTIGSVAYAAPEQLTGAHLDGRADQYALACTAFHMLTGRPPFADQNPAAVIGKQLSEPPPPLGGLRPDLVSMEPVLARAMAKDPVQRFGSCREFAAALRLGASRPGQNRWRPPARLRPHSRRPRRHPRRRRPRHRHPRHRRPGFRRGPTRRGRRTAHRRRGWRPSWASGSRLCWRWSWSCSSVSA
- a CDS encoding DEAD/DEAH box helicase, producing the protein MSSSFADLGVGAPIVKALADQGITAPFPIQQKTLVHTLAGRDVLGRGKTGSGKTLAFSIPLVTRLAGGRSAQPRGLVLAPTRELATQIAATVRPLAAAHNLKVTTIFGGVPQNRQAGALRSGVDILVACPGRLEDLMRQRIVSLDAVEITVVDEADHMADLGFLPGVTRILSATPRGGQRLLFSATLDNGVDTLVTKFLRDPVTHSVDEAHSPVPEMTHHVFHVAGVQQKKELVHQLASGTGRRILFMRTKHQARKLAKTLTDAGVPSVDLHGNLSQPARDRNLAAFTSGAARVLVATDIAARGVHVDDVELVVHVDPPVEHKAYLHRSGRTARAGNTGDVVTVVLPEQRRDVQVLMRRAGIDVTPQRVAADSPEVVTLVGEKAPYQPPRSQPVVDVRGGRPPHGGGARRGGSRATGARHDRARNGAASDRGAAGQPRHAGARRTDAPRAARRRAGRPTRVSSTGR
- a CDS encoding TDT family transporter, with translation MLFSDRVLLPSWAEAGDEVAPDAVSCRIRFFRRVPPNLFASVMGTGIVATTSARFDWVSHHFVAFGRVIWILAAAWLLALIVGLTGSWILHRNAALSLLRDPVVLPFYGTVPMALLTVGSGSLLLAPDMIGDVAVWLGVALWSTGTALGVTTAIALPVRAVVSGGADVHALPSWMLPVVPPMVSATTGAGVLEQIPVSQFRTAFLAGCCGLFGMGLIVALMTLAVVYWRLVCLGTPGINATPTIWIPLGVIGQSMAAANLLAMHSASPRLPVYPALPDLRGAGVMFGIVMLGFAVFWIAFASAVTTHGIRRGAPFTVSWWSVIFPLGATTLGISALAEASDSGLLRVSAFGLYVALIGAWAVVAIRSIRRGQLAWWR
- a CDS encoding DUF4185 domain-containing protein, which produces MALASATVLTAAIAVAPPASAEPCTGAAAAIQPPAAPNAEQTPELPGLNRRPIGQRPRGANEDAPLPRLGQLPRPRGQVQQQAAVVPPPQPPPPAPAPQPAPAPPVAPGTSIVGWVTGPESPNNTAGRFAITGTDLGIMWDNGDPVNRQVLMAFGDTYGYCSVRGQQWRYNVLLRSRDGALANTIAVPDGRMADRYSGAPLWAPGLAKQIISSIRFARDERGIIPTAGIAVGGKQYVNFMSIRSWDADGRWTTNFSAIAVSPDNGERWGVYPDSVRPAAPGVVERAQYVRGYENFQQGAFLKPGPGDPYVYSFGTPAGRSGPAYVARVSPAALPDLRRYEYWDGNAWVPGDPGTAVPVIPGPVSEMSAQYNTYLNQYLVIYGNGLNDIVIRTAPAPQGPWSPERLVVRSMDIPGGIYAPYLHPWSTGKELYFTLSLWSAYNVMLMKTVLP
- a CDS encoding cold-shock protein, producing MTQGTVKWFNNDKGFGFIAPDGGGADVFVHYSEIQADGGYRSLTEDQRVQFDIEQSAKGPQAVGVRAC